One Pseudobutyrivibrio xylanivorans genomic window, TCCAATTCTTATGACCACAAACTGCATTGTCCCACCAGCAGATTCTTATAAGGATAGAATGTTTACAACGGGTGCATGTGGCTATCCAGGCTGTAAGCATATTGATGGTGAGTACGGTCAGACTAAGGATTTCTCAGAAATAATTGAGATGGCAAAGAAATGTGATGCTCCAACAGAAATCGAGACAGGTACTATCACAGGTGGATTTGCACATGAGCAGGTATTTGCACTTGCTGATACAGTTGTAGATGCGGTTAAGTCTGGTGCAATCAAGAAGTTTGTTGTTATGGCAGGATGTGATGGACGAGCAAAGAGCAGAAGCTACTATTCAGAATTTGCTCAGGCACTTCCAAAGGATACTGTGATTCTTACAGCGGGTTGTGCCAAGTACAAGTACAATAAACTTGATTTAGGAGACATCGGAGGAATCCCAAGAGTATTAGATGCAGGTCAGTGTAATGATTCGTACTCACTTGCTCTTATCGCGCTTAAGCTTAAGGAAGTATTCGAGCTTGATGATGTAAATAATCTTCCAATCGTTTATAACATTTCATGGTATGAACAGAAGGCTGTAATTGTTCTTTTGGCGCTTCTATACCTTGGTGTGAAGAACATCCACCTTGGACCAACACTTCCAGCATTTCTTTCACCAAACGTTGCTAACGTATTAGTAGAAAACTTTGGCATTGCTGGAATCACTAATGTAGAAGATGATATCAAGACTTTGATTGGCTAGGAGGATAGAAGATGAGTGCATTTTTAGGACCAATTCATTCACTTATGTACAATAGAATCATTACCATGCAGCAGGTTATAAATGCTCTTGCAGACTTATCCAAGGCAGAGGGATGGAATGTAGATGTGAATGACTTTGTTATCGAGAATTTTCCACCAATAGAAGAGGCTGTAGATTTAAGTAACATCCATGCATCTTTATTTGGAATGGTGGATGGAGCTGAAAAGAGATTTGCAGGTGTAGTAGCTGCTATTGCAAAAGATAAGTTAGAGAGATTAGAGAAGATTGAAGCTACTGTTAAAGCAGTAGGCGAATCAATGAGGATTGAAGGTGTAAATAGTCCGGAGGACGCTTGCTTTAAACTACAGGAAGTTTTACTGGACGGCATGCCTTGCGACAGAGCTAGTATGGTGAATTTGAATTCAGATGGAAAAGTTGAAATCATTCGAGCCATTGATCTTCATTCCAGCTACTTTAAGGAAGCTGGCCTTGATGGGGATTTATATTATCAACTGTTAAAGGCATTTATCACGGGATTGTTTTCTGAATCGACAGTGAAGATTTCTGGTGATGTCATGCATACTATTTTAATTGATATGTAGTGAAATTTAATTATCCATCTTTTAAATAGTGCTGAGCCAGATGCAAAACAGAAGTATTTATCAATTATAAATGAAGATAAAGGGCTTTGAGATAAATTCATTGATAAAAAACATGTAAAAACAGGAAATTTTATAAATGGACAATGCTCAATCTAGCATGTATTCGTTAGCAATTGATAAAAAACTTGAATTTTGAAAAAATTTTATCAATCCAAAACGAAAGTATGTAGGCTGGCAAGGTGTCAATTGATAAAGTAGTAGTTGCTAGATTCTAGGAATGCTCCAAAAACACAGAAGAGCATACAGATATTGCAAAATATATAATTATATTATGGTAGTTAAAGAAATAGCCTTCGGTTTGAAGGCTATTTCTTTCGTATATTAAGGAAAAAATGTATAATCAATAAAAATGACATCAATTTAATTTCCTAAAATTGGAGGGTATATGGACTTCTTTATAAATTTGATATTGGTATTTTTTACATTTTCGTTCGTAGGCTGGTGCATTGAGGTAACACTGAAATATAGACAGTTTGGACGCTTCATAAATCGAGGTTTTCTCATTGGTCCATGGCTTCCAATATATGGTGCTGGGGCCGCGCTCATTACTCTTACAGTTGCAGGACTTACTCCTGTGGAGAGAGGAATTGGAACTACCTTTGCTATTTCATTAATCGTATGTGGCTTGATTGAGTATCTCGCCAGTTATTTTATGGAAAAAAGATTTCACGCAAGATGGTGGGACTACAGTCAAAAGCCAATGAACCTGAATGGAAGAGTATGGATAGGAAATCTGATTTTATTTGGAATAGGTGGAGTTGCAATTATTCATATTGTAAATCCGCTTTTATATTTGGCATTAGAAAACCTCAGTCTGTTTGTCAGGGAAATAATTGCAGGCTGCCTGGCTTCAATTTTCATTGCGGATTACAGTGTTTCTCATTTTGTATTAAAGCTTGTAAAAATAGGAGTTGAATCCAGTGAAGCTGATAATACAGAAGCCATAAGCAAGGATGTCAAATTATTACTTAGTGACAGATCTATTTTCTATCGAAGATTTGCCAATGCTTATCCTGATGTAATTTATCGTACAGAAAAAGTTAAGGCTAGAATGGAAGAAATCCGTCTGGAGACGGAGAAGCTCCGTGTTGAAGCTGAAAAACGTATAGACGAATTAAATCAGCAGTATGAAAAGAACAAAGCAGAGTGGGATGCAAGCATTAAAGCTGGAAAAGAGCAGCTTTGGGAAAACTTGGAGCCAACAAGCTTCATAAAGAGCAACTTGATAGAAAAGCAAAATCAGCTTATAGAATTGCTCTATGATGAAAGCACAGCGCCAGTTCCAGCAAAATCACTTATGGATGAAATAGAACACGAGCGATTGCGACTGGAAAAACGCAGCTGGTAACATTACTAAAGGGGCTCCGAAATGGAGTCCCTTTAATCTTAGCCGACAATATCTGATAGCTTTTTTCCATAGAAAAAGTCGCGTTCAAGCAGGTAGAATTCTGTCCACATTGGCAGAGTCTTGCAGACACTTTCTCTTGGGCACTCCGGTGCGCCATCAGCAAGGCACGCAACAGGAGAGAGGCTTCCCTCTAAAAGTTCAATGATTTCACCAACAGAATATTCGTTAGGCTTTCTGGTAAGTTTGTATCCGCCACCCTTTCCGCTGACACCAGTGACTAAGCCGCCGTGTACAAGCTCTTTTACTATAATCTCTAAGTACTTCTTTGAAATATCCTGGCGCTCTGCGATATCCTTCAGCGGAATATACGCATCAGGATCCTGACCAGCCAAATCTATCATTACACGAAGTGCGTATCTTCCTTTTGTACTAAACATATCCAAAATCTCCTTTCGTTGATTAACCCTAATATAACATAGGTAAGTGGGTGAATCAACTCTCTTCTGCACCTAAATTTTGAACGGGACCCCCTCTTGCCATGTCCACCGCCCTGCCCCGGGCCCAGCCCATTCTCATTTGCATCATTGGAGCATAATTGTAGATTCTCTTAAACTACTGTTGGAGCTTTCTGTGAGTGTCCTTTTATTGATTTTGCACTTCGAAGCCACTGTATCAACACTACACAGACACTTTGTAATTTATATAAGCTTCTCTGCACAAAGCTTAGGATAATTGCGTTCATACTCCATTCGCTAAGTGGGAAAACGAAATGTGTTTTGTAGATATAGGCACCACTCGGGATTCACGTCCATGTTCAGCCGCTCGTTCTCCTCGCCATCCGTGGCTCGTCTTGCCTATATCTATCAAAACAACATTTCTTTCCCACAAAGCTCATTTCAAAATCACGCAATTACTCCTAAGTTTGGTGCAGAGAAACTTAATCTAAGATTTGTTAGTGTCTGTGTTGTGTATACTGTGGCAATAGAAGTGCAAAGAATGGAACGGACACTCACAAATATAGAAAGCGAAACGTAGTTTTAGAGAATCACAATTATGCGACTGTGCAAATGAGAATGGGCTGGGCCCGGGGCAGGGCGGTGGACATGGCAGAAGGGCGGCCTGGGAATTAACTATACGGTACAGAAGAGAGTTGATTTTGGCGAATCGGTGTTAGGTATAAATCGAATTGATAGCCGGCTATAACATATTTTAGGAACTGCGATTATTGACCGTGTGGAGATTATATGTTAATATCCTATCAACCTAGTAGATAAATAGGTAATGGAAGGAGGTACAAGATGAAGAGTGTTTTATGCTTCGGCGATTCAAATACATATGGTTATAAGCCAGATGGCACAGGACGATTTGATGAAGCCACCAGATGGACAGGAATTCTTTCATTGAGGTTGGCTCCTGAGGGATACAGAGTATTAGAGGAAGGGCTTGTTGGAAGGACGACAGTTTTTGAAGACAGCATCAGGGCTGGAAGAAATGGTTCGGCACTGCTTCCGGTTATTCTGGAAACCCATAATCCTATTGAAAAGGTTGTGATTATGCTTGGTACGAATGATTGCAAAGCAGTCTACAATGCATCAGCGAAGGTTATTACTAGGGGAGCTGAGATTCTTCTGAAGCAGGTGAAGTCCTTTGATAATAATTTGAAGGTTCTTTTGGTTTCACCGATTTTTTTGGGAGAAAAGGTTTACCTGGAGGAATTTGATCCAGAGTTTAATCAGAAATCGCTGGAGACATCAAGAGAGCTGAAGGCATATTTTAAACGCCTGGCCGAGGAATATGACTGTTCATTTTTGGCAGCATCTGATGTGGCGGAGCCTTCAGAAATCGACCAGGAGCATTTGGATGAGAGCGGACATGTAGCTTTGGCAAATGCAATATATGAAAAATTGATAAAAATATAATAAATAGGATAGAGAGGTAAATTGATTATGAAAAAGAATTTTTTAAACAAGGTAACAGGAGCAGCATTAGTAGGAGCACTTGCAGTATCTGGACTTACAGCATGCGGTTCAGCTAATACAGCAGAGGTAGCAGACGAGGCAGTCACAACAGATGGAGATTCAATCGAAAGCGCATCATCATCAGGATTCAGAACACTTGATGAAATCAAAGAAAGTGGAACTATTAACATTGGCGTATTTTCAGACAAGAGCCCATTTGGCTATGTAGATGAGAACGGCGAGTATGCAGGCTACGATGTTTATCTCGCTGAAAGATTGGGTGAGGATCTTGGAGTAGAAATCAATTATGTTTCAACAGAGGCTGCAAACAGAATTGAGTACCTTCAGACAGGAAAGGTTGATATTATCCTTGCAAACTTCACAGTAACTGAGGAAAGAGCCGAAGAGGTTGATTTTGCACTTCCATATATGAATGTTGCACTTGGTGTAGTTTCACCTTCAGATGCAGTTGTTGAGAGCCTTGATGAAATCGGCGCAGATGATCAGATTATCGTTATCTCTGGTACAACAGCTGAGACATATCTTACAAAGAACTATCCAGATATCTCTCTTCAGAAGTATGATGCATACGCAGAGGCTAAGACAGCATTTGAGAATGGCAATGGTGTAGCTTGGGCAAACGACAATACAGAGGTTATTGCATTCTCACTTGAGAACGAAGGCTTCACAGTAGGTATACCTTCACTTGGTGATCAGGATACAATTGCACCAGCAGTAACAAAGGGAAATAAGACTCTTCTTAACTGGCTCAATGATGAACTTGTTTCACTTGGTAGTGAAAACTTCTTCCACGCTGGATATGAGGCAACTCTTCTTGATACATATGGTGCTGACTATGAGGATGAATTAGTAGTAGAGCCTAGCAAGTAATTTGATTTGCAAAAATAATTGATAAAAGGATTTTGACATAATGGATTTAGCAGTTATAGAAAGCTATGTTCCACTGTATAAGAACGCGTTATTACTCACCTTAAAAATTGGATGGCAGGGCATTTTCTTAAGCTTTATTATTGGCTTGATTGGCGCTGCCATCTTGCATTTTAAAGTCCGCGGGCTTAAGACAATCATTGGAATATACATAGAATTATTCAGAAATACTCCACTTTTGGTACAGTTGTTTTTTATTTATTTTGCGCTTCCAAAGGTGGGCATAAAGATAACAGCGGAGACCTGCGGTGTGCTGGGGTTGGGACTTCTTGGAGGAGCCTATATGATTGAGACCTTTAGAAGTGGTCTTGAATCGGTGGCTGTCATTCAGACAGAGAGCGCTCTTAGTCTTGGGATGACAAAGGGGCAGACCTTCATTCATGTTATCCTGCCGCAGGCTATCTCTATCAGTGTGCCTGGACTTTTGGCTAATGTGATTTTCCTTTTGAAGGAGACATCTGTTTTCTCAACCATCAGTCTGATGGATTTGATGTTTACAGCAAAGGACCTAATAGGAATGTACGCGAAGACTATCGAGTGTCTGTTCCTGCTAGTCGTATTTTATCTCATAATGCTTCTTCCAGTTTCTATCATAGGAGCGATTATTGAAAGGAGGTTGCGTTATGCAGGATTTGGGGATTGATGTTTTATTTAAAGGCACGAACTTTCTTAGACTGCTTCAGGGACTGTGGGTTTCTGTTGAAATCAGTCTTATATCCGTAGTTATAAGCATTGCACTGGGATTGATTATCGGTGTGCTTATGACACTAAAAAATCCGATTTTACATGTCATTTTAAAAATCTATTTGGAGATAGTTAGAATAATGCCGCAGATGGTTCTGTTGTTCATAGTCTATTTTGGAACGACAAGAGTATTTGGCTGGGATTTGTCGGCAGAGACTTCGGCTATATTTGTATTTTGCTTTTGGGGAACTGCTGAGATGGGAGATCTGGTTAGAGGCTCCATTAAAAGTATTTCAAAGGTGCAGTTTGAATCCGCATATGCGTTAGGAATGAACAAGATTCAGGCGTACGGATATGTTATTTTGCCACAGACAATCAGACGATTGATACCGCTTTCCATCAATCTTATTACAAGAATGATAAAGACAACTTCTCTTGTAATGATGATTGGAATCGTGGAGGTATTAAAGGTGGCGCAGCAGATTATAGAGGCAAACAGAAAGGCTTCGCCTAATGCAGCCTTTGGTGTTTTTGCAGTAGTATTCTTGCTGTACTTTTTGGTATGCTGGCCAATCAGCAGACTTAGTGTATATCTTGAAAAGAGGTGGGCATAAATGAGTGAATTACTAAAGGTTAAACATTTACGAAAAGAATTTGGAAATAACATAGTTCTTAAGGACATCAACCTTTCCGTAAATAAGGGAGAGGTTGTGGTTATTATTGGACCATCTGGCTGTGGAAAGAGTACTTTCCTTCGATGCTTGAACGGACTTGAGGATATTCAGGGGGGCGTTATTACAATCGATGGACTCCCAGTGGAGGCAGATAAGCGGGAAATTACAAAGCTTAGACAGAAGATTGGAATGGTGTTTCAGTCTTATGAGCTGTTTCCGCATTTATCAGTTATAGATAATTTGATTCTGGCACCAACTAAGGTTCAGAAGAGAAGCAAGGAGGAAGCTACCAAGGAGGCACTTGTGCTTCTTGATAAGGTGGGACTTCTTGATAAAAAGGATTATTTCCCACGCCAGCTTTCAGGTGGACAGAAGCAGCGTGTTGCAATCGTAAGAGCGCTTTTGATGCATCCAGAGATTTTACTTTTTGATGAGGTGACAGCAGCCCTCGATCCTGAGATGGTACATGAGGTGCTTGAGACAATGCTTGAGCTTGCAAAGTCAGGTTCAACAATGCTTATTGTTACCCATGAAATGGGATTTGCAGAGGCTGTAGCAGATAGAATTATATTCTTTGATAAGGGAGAAATTGTGGAGGAATCTGATGATGTGGAAGGGTTCTTTATTGCACCTGAGACAGAGAGAGCGCAGAAATTCCTTAGAACATTCTCATATAATTAAAACATGATTTAGTTATCAATTGAATTGATAACAGGCTATAAGTTTTGTTTAGGGTAAAACCTATTGATTAGTAGGGTAATAAAGTTTATAACTTAATGCATAAGATAAACGCGACATAATAAAGGGTAAAGGAGAAATGATTATGACAAAGAAAATATTAGCAAGCATTTTAGGAGCGACATTCGTACTTGGAGCAATCACAGGCTGTGGAGCAGAGGAGTCAGCACCTGCAGATACTTCAGCACCAGCAGAGACAGCGGCTGAGAGCGAGGCAGCACCAGCAGAGCTTCAGACAATCAAGGTTGCAGCATCAGCTACACCTCATGCAGAAATCTTAGAGTTTGCAGCACCACTTCTTGAGGCAAAGGGCTACAAGCTTGATGTAACAGTTTTTGATGATTATGTTCAGCCAAACCTTGTTGTAGAATCAGGTGAGTTTGATGCAAACTATTTCCAGCACGTTCCATATCTTGATAGCTTCAACGAGGAGCAGGGAACACATCTTGTTGATGCAGGTGATATCCACTATGAGCCATTCGGAATTTATCCAGGCACAAAGGCTTCACTTGATGATGCAGCTGATGGCGATGTAGTTGCTATTCCAAACGATACAACAAACGAGGCAAGAGCACTCCTTCTTCTTCAGGACAATGGACTTCTTAAGCTTAAGGATGGTGCAGGTCTTACAGCTACAATCAACGACATCGTAGAGAATCCAAAGAACTTGGAGTTCCAGGAGCTTGAGGCAGCACAGGTTGCACGTGTTAAGGATGAGGTAGCATTCGTAGTTCTCAATGGTAACTATGCTCTTGAGGCAGGTTTCTCAGTAGCAAAGGATTCAATTGCTTATGAGTCAACAGATTCAGAGGCTGCAAAGACTTATGTAAACATTATCGCAGTAGCAGAAGGCAACGAGAACAATGATGGTATCAAGGCTCTTGTAGACGTTCTTAAGTCTGATGATGTAAAGAAATTTATTGCTGACACTTACGACGGGGCTGTAGTAGCATTTGAGTAAATATCAAATTTACTCAAATGCGTAACTGCAGTTGATTTTGAACTGGTTCAAAATCAGCTGTCTGCTTGCAGATAAAACTGCTGCTTTCCTTGGCAGCAGTTTTACTTTGCATTTGAATAGTAACTTTGAATAAATATTTGGACTTGATTTGGGGGCCTAGATAAAATAATATATTACCTAGTAAGTTAGTCTGTGAAAGGATTAAAATAGGGAGAAAAAATGACAATACAACAGGTAATATATGCACTTACAATCGAAGAATATGGCTCAATGAACAAGGCTGCAGAAAAGCTCTATATTGTTCAGCCAACACTTACAAGTGCTATTCAGGAGCTTGAAAATGAAATCGGAATTACGATATTCATGCGAACCAACAAGGGTGTTATCGTTACCCCTGAGGGGGAGGAGTTCCTTAATGATATCAGAGGCTTTTATCGTCAATACGATATGGTAATGCAGAAGTACAGCGGAGAGGGTACCTACAAGAGAAAGTTTGGTGTTTCCACTCAGCACTACACCTTTGCAGTACGAGCTTTTGTAGATATGGCAAAGCAGTACGATATGAATGAATTCGATTTTGCTCTTCGTGAAACTACCACGTTAGATATCATCAAGGACGTTAGCTCACTTAAGAGTGAAATAGGTATTCTTTATATTAATGAGCTTAACAGAAAAGGATTAAATCGTCTTTTCACAGAGCACAGCCTTGAGTTTCATTCCCTGATTAAGTGTAAAGCCTTTGTATATTTATGGCATGAGCATCCACTTGCAAAGATGGAGTCCATCAGCATAGAGGATTTGCAGGATTATCCTTGCATGTTCTTCGAGCAGGGAGATAATAGTGAATACCTTGCTGAGGAAATCCTTAGCGAGAACTTCTATCCTAAGATGCTTCGTGTAACAGACCGTTCAACAATGCTTAATTTGGTGCGAGCTCTTAACGGATATACGTTATGCTCAGGAATTGTCTGGGGTGATCTTAACGGAGATGGCTATATTGTTGTGCCATTCCGAGGCGATGAGGAAAACCCAAACAGTGTAATGGATATCGGATATATCACTAAGAAAAATACTGTTATGTCTAAGATGGGCCAGCAATTTTTGGAAGAGATTGACAAGGCATTAGACCAGATTGATAAGTCGGTTATTTATGAGGAAGATTAATATTTGTTTTTAAAAAGGGGCTGTGAAAAAACTCCCCTAAAAAAGGTAAGGAGAATGTTGATGCATTGTTCCTTGAATATGATGATGAAAGATCAGGTGGCGCAAACATTTTAATTTGGAGGAATACAAATGACTGATTATAAATTGCTTGCAGAACAATTAAAAGCATTAGCCGAGGATGAGCCAAATTACATTCCAGTACTTTCAAATGCTTCAGCGCTTATAAATGAAAATTTAGAGGATTTAAACTGGGCAGGCTTTTATTTGATGAATAATGGTTCATTATTACTTGGACCATTTCAGGGAAAGGTTGCCTGCATAAGAATTGCTATTGGAAAAGGTGTATGTGGAACAGCTGCAGAAAAGGACGAGACACTTGTAGTTCCAAATGTGCACGAATTCCCAGGACATATTGCATGTGACTGTGCATCCAATTCTGAGATAGTAGTTCCTATTCATAAGGACGGCAAGGTTATTGGTGTCTTGGATATTGATAGCCCAAGTCTCAATAGATTTTCAGATGAAGATAAGGCTGGACTTGAAGAGTTTGTAAGAACTCTTGAAGTAGTTACTCAGTTTAGATAAAAATTCATTGACAATCACTGCGATAATAATTATACTGTCAAAAAATACACATAGGAAAAGAAATGTATATGACAACATTTACACTTACCAATAATTTCATAGCTTCAAATAATGACGCCGATTCGAAGAATCCGGGGTCTGATTTTGCTATGTTTGGTGAGTGCAGGTGTATAGAGTAGTTTTATACATTTATAGTATTGTTTACTAGCCTCATCAAACTATTAGGGTTTGATGAGGCTTTTTTAATATTAAATAATACAAGACAACAGGAGGACACGCTAATGGAATTAGTAAGAGTGCAGGACAGTGATTATCAAAAGGCATACGATTTGTTTATGACTTTTAAACAGGATGAGAATGGATTTATAAATTGTGTGTATGGCTATGATTACAATCAGTTCTTGCAGTGGATAGAGAAAAAGAGAAACTGGTCTGAGGGAAAAGATCTTCCAGAAGGTTTTGTGCCAGATACCACCTTTTTGTTGTCGGATGATGATAAGTATGTGGGAGTTTTTAACTTGAGACACTGCTTAAATGATTTCTTAAGAGAAGGTCCAGGACATATTGGCTATGGTATTTCTTCAAAATTCCGTGGCAAAGGTTATGCTACAGAAGGTCTAAAATTAACTTTGGCAAAGGCAAGAGAGATGAGCATTCATGAGGCGTATCTATCTTGCAATAAAGACAATACCGCCAGTCTTCGGGTGCAGCTAAAAAACGGAGCATACATTCATCATGAGAATGATACAAAGTACTTCACAAGAATAAATTCTATAGATGAAAATGGTTCAAGGCAGGAAATAGTTAGTGATTTTTATACTGATTATAATGAGGAAACAAGATTAGAGCGCTCTAGACACGGTCAGTTAGAGTATGCCATTACTATGGAATATGTTCATAGATACTTGGGAACAGACGCTAAGATTTTAGAGGTAGGTGCAGGTACTGGAAGATACTCTATTGCTCTTGCCAAGGAAGGCTATGATGTGACATCAGTAGAGCTTGTGGAGAAAAATATAG contains:
- a CDS encoding putative ABC transporter permease; translation: MDFFINLILVFFTFSFVGWCIEVTLKYRQFGRFINRGFLIGPWLPIYGAGAALITLTVAGLTPVERGIGTTFAISLIVCGLIEYLASYFMEKRFHARWWDYSQKPMNLNGRVWIGNLILFGIGGVAIIHIVNPLLYLALENLSLFVREIIAGCLASIFIADYSVSHFVLKLVKIGVESSEADNTEAISKDVKLLLSDRSIFYRRFANAYPDVIYRTEKVKARMEEIRLETEKLRVEAEKRIDELNQQYEKNKAEWDASIKAGKEQLWENLEPTSFIKSNLIEKQNQLIELLYDESTAPVPAKSLMDEIEHERLRLEKRSW
- a CDS encoding LysR family transcriptional regulator, with protein sequence MTIQQVIYALTIEEYGSMNKAAEKLYIVQPTLTSAIQELENEIGITIFMRTNKGVIVTPEGEEFLNDIRGFYRQYDMVMQKYSGEGTYKRKFGVSTQHYTFAVRAFVDMAKQYDMNEFDFALRETTTLDIIKDVSSLKSEIGILYINELNRKGLNRLFTEHSLEFHSLIKCKAFVYLWHEHPLAKMESISIEDLQDYPCMFFEQGDNSEYLAEEILSENFYPKMLRVTDRSTMLNLVRALNGYTLCSGIVWGDLNGDGYIVVPFRGDEENPNSVMDIGYITKKNTVMSKMGQQFLEEIDKALDQIDKSVIYEED
- a CDS encoding MetQ/NlpA family ABC transporter substrate-binding protein, with the protein product MTKKILASILGATFVLGAITGCGAEESAPADTSAPAETAAESEAAPAELQTIKVAASATPHAEILEFAAPLLEAKGYKLDVTVFDDYVQPNLVVESGEFDANYFQHVPYLDSFNEEQGTHLVDAGDIHYEPFGIYPGTKASLDDAADGDVVAIPNDTTNEARALLLLQDNGLLKLKDGAGLTATINDIVENPKNLEFQELEAAQVARVKDEVAFVVLNGNYALEAGFSVAKDSIAYESTDSEAAKTYVNIIAVAEGNENNDGIKALVDVLKSDDVKKFIADTYDGAVVAFE
- a CDS encoding amino acid ABC transporter ATP-binding protein translates to MSELLKVKHLRKEFGNNIVLKDINLSVNKGEVVVIIGPSGCGKSTFLRCLNGLEDIQGGVITIDGLPVEADKREITKLRQKIGMVFQSYELFPHLSVIDNLILAPTKVQKRSKEEATKEALVLLDKVGLLDKKDYFPRQLSGGQKQRVAIVRALLMHPEILLFDEVTAALDPEMVHEVLETMLELAKSGSTMLIVTHEMGFAEAVADRIIFFDKGEIVEESDDVEGFFIAPETERAQKFLRTFSYN
- a CDS encoding SGNH/GDSL hydrolase family protein, translating into MKSVLCFGDSNTYGYKPDGTGRFDEATRWTGILSLRLAPEGYRVLEEGLVGRTTVFEDSIRAGRNGSALLPVILETHNPIEKVVIMLGTNDCKAVYNASAKVITRGAEILLKQVKSFDNNLKVLLVSPIFLGEKVYLEEFDPEFNQKSLETSRELKAYFKRLAEEYDCSFLAASDVAEPSEIDQEHLDESGHVALANAIYEKLIKI
- a CDS encoding amino acid ABC transporter permease; protein product: MDLAVIESYVPLYKNALLLTLKIGWQGIFLSFIIGLIGAAILHFKVRGLKTIIGIYIELFRNTPLLVQLFFIYFALPKVGIKITAETCGVLGLGLLGGAYMIETFRSGLESVAVIQTESALSLGMTKGQTFIHVILPQAISISVPGLLANVIFLLKETSVFSTISLMDLMFTAKDLIGMYAKTIECLFLLVVFYLIMLLPVSIIGAIIERRLRYAGFGD
- a CDS encoding GNAT family N-acetyltransferase → MELVRVQDSDYQKAYDLFMTFKQDENGFINCVYGYDYNQFLQWIEKKRNWSEGKDLPEGFVPDTTFLLSDDDKYVGVFNLRHCLNDFLREGPGHIGYGISSKFRGKGYATEGLKLTLAKAREMSIHEAYLSCNKDNTASLRVQLKNGAYIHHENDTKYFTRINSIDENGSRQEIVSDFYTDYNEETRLERSRHGQLEYAITMEYVHRYLGTDAKILEVGAGTGRYSIALAKEGYDVTSVELVEKNIGILKEKSAGLSNLRALQGDATDLSCLKDDSYDVTLVFGPMYHLYEDVDVNKAIDEAIRVTRPGGTILFAFISVFAIMYSNYFQGNWKFGEEENFSSDYKVKHFKEQLFTGYDVVDFEKLFETKAVEWITTAGVDGLLEPIEHRLDFSIPEEDFEGFKNWYLAFSEKRELLGHTNHLLYICRKK
- a CDS encoding transporter substrate-binding domain-containing protein, producing the protein MKKNFLNKVTGAALVGALAVSGLTACGSANTAEVADEAVTTDGDSIESASSSGFRTLDEIKESGTINIGVFSDKSPFGYVDENGEYAGYDVYLAERLGEDLGVEINYVSTEAANRIEYLQTGKVDIILANFTVTEERAEEVDFALPYMNVALGVVSPSDAVVESLDEIGADDQIIVISGTTAETYLTKNYPDISLQKYDAYAEAKTAFENGNGVAWANDNTEVIAFSLENEGFTVGIPSLGDQDTIAPAVTKGNKTLLNWLNDELVSLGSENFFHAGYEATLLDTYGADYEDELVVEPSK
- a CDS encoding amino acid ABC transporter permease is translated as MQDLGIDVLFKGTNFLRLLQGLWVSVEISLISVVISIALGLIIGVLMTLKNPILHVILKIYLEIVRIMPQMVLLFIVYFGTTRVFGWDLSAETSAIFVFCFWGTAEMGDLVRGSIKSISKVQFESAYALGMNKIQAYGYVILPQTIRRLIPLSINLITRMIKTTSLVMMIGIVEVLKVAQQIIEANRKASPNAAFGVFAVVFLLYFLVCWPISRLSVYLEKRWA
- a CDS encoding RrF2 family transcriptional regulator; the protein is MFSTKGRYALRVMIDLAGQDPDAYIPLKDIAERQDISKKYLEIIVKELVHGGLVTGVSGKGGGYKLTRKPNEYSVGEIIELLEGSLSPVACLADGAPECPRESVCKTLPMWTEFYLLERDFFYGKKLSDIVG
- a CDS encoding GAF domain-containing protein produces the protein MTDYKLLAEQLKALAEDEPNYIPVLSNASALINENLEDLNWAGFYLMNNGSLLLGPFQGKVACIRIAIGKGVCGTAAEKDETLVVPNVHEFPGHIACDCASNSEIVVPIHKDGKVIGVLDIDSPSLNRFSDEDKAGLEEFVRTLEVVTQFR